The following proteins are co-located in the Dromiciops gliroides isolate mDroGli1 chromosome 2, mDroGli1.pri, whole genome shotgun sequence genome:
- the CDC25B gene encoding M-phase inducer phosphatase 2 isoform X2 — protein sequence MDSPSPMDPQAVDHVFQQAIQEAGQVREERLPIRRFQSLPMKLLGSSPALRNITNSRALDMPRKSEGDIQLDVGSREDKENEGFVFKMPSRPAGHSRSTAAEWASRREAFAQRPNSAPDLMCFSPGEKEDLCPLPLRRFSMKPTSTSDDGDDGFMDILEDDLKNEEEVPPGMESLISAPLVKKEEEESEQSLVMHSKCRRLFRSPSMPNSSIRPVLKRLERPRDKDTPVKNKRRKSVTIPTTAQEETEEEPKPRLLRSKSLCHDEIETILDNDPRELIGDYSKAFLLQTIEGRHQDLKYISPETMVAVLTGKFSNIVEKCVILDCRYPYEFDGGHIKGAVNLPLEQDAENFLLMNPILPSVDKRLILIFHCEFSSERGPRMCRFIRERDRAANDYPNLYYPEMYILKGGYKDFFPQYPTFCEPQDYRPMNHEDFKEDFKRFRLKSRTWSGERSKREMYSRLKDF from the exons ATGGATTCACCAAGCCCCATGGACCCCCAGGCAGTGGACCACGT ATTTCAGCAGGCAATCCAAGAGGCTGGCCAAGTTCGAGA AGAGAGACTTCCCATCCGACGCTTCCAATCTTTGCCC ATGAAACTCCTGGGATCCAGCCCAGCCTTAAGGAATATCACCAACTCCAGGGCCCTGGACATGCCCCGGAAGAGCGAGGGTGACATCCAGCTGGATGTGGGTAGCAGAGAAGACAAGGAGAAC GAAGGATTTGTCTTCAAGATGCCCTCCAGACCAGCGGGGCACAGCCGGTCCACCGCTGCCGAATGGGCCAGCCGGAGGGAGGCTTTTGCCCAGAGGCCAAACTCAGCCCCCGATCTGATG TGTTTCTCTCCCGGGGAGAAGGAAGACCTGTGTCCCCTGCCCCTACGCCGCTTCTCCATGAAGCCCACCTCTACAAGTGATGATGGAGATGACGGCTTTATGGACATCCTAGAAGATGACCTGAAG AATGAGGAAGAGGTTCCCCCAGGGATGGAAAGCCTAATAAGTGCTCCCTTGgtcaagaaagaagaggaagaaagtgaacAG tcTTTAGTCATGCACAGCAAGTGCCGCAGGCTCTTCCGCTCTCCATCCATGCCCAACAGCTCCATCCGGCCAGTCCTAAAGCGACTGGAGCGGCCGCGGGACAAGGACACACCAGTTAAGAACAAGCGCAGGAAGAGCGTGACCATCCCAACCACTGCCCAGGAGGAGACAGAAGAAGAGCCG AAACCTCGACTCCTCCGTTCCAAGTCTTTATGTCATGATGAAATTGAGACCATCTTGGACAATGACCCCAGAGAGCTGATTGGGGATTACTCGAAG GCATTTCTCCTGCAGACAATAGAGGGACGCCACCAAGACCTTAAATACATATCTCCGGAGACA ATGGTGGCCGTGTTAACCGGGAAGTTTAGCAATATTGTTGAGAAATGTGTCATCCTGGACTGCAGATATCCCTATGAATTTGACGGTGGTCACATCAAG GGTGCAGTAAACCTTCCACTGGAACAAGACGCAGAGAATTTTCTGCTGATGAACCCTATTCTCCCCAGCGTGGACAAGAGGCTCATCCTTATTTTCCACTGTGAATTCTCCTCTGAGCGAGGGCCTCGAAT GTGCCGCTttatcagagagagagacagagctgcCAATGACTACCCAAATCTGTACTACCCCGAAATGTACATCCTCAAAGGAGGCTACAAGGACTTCTTCCCACAGTACCCG ACGTTCTGTGAGCCCCAGGATTACCGGCCCATGAATCACGAAGACTTCAAGGAAGACTTTAAGAGGTTTCGCCTGAAGAGCCGCACCTGGTCAGGAGAACGGAGCAAGCGAGAGATGTACAGCCGCTTGAAGGACTTCTGA
- the CDC25B gene encoding M-phase inducer phosphatase 2 isoform X1, with product MEQQPPLWDAPPESDRSPGCREGLGAPRPTRLVAGLLQPTVRGLFNSPDPVASSSPVTTLTRTMSDLTGLGSETPKRKKHSLTFRSRIVSLSRESLSSEASDSSEFSDAGLSMDSPSPMDPQAVDHVFQQAIQEAGQVREERLPIRRFQSLPMKLLGSSPALRNITNSRALDMPRKSEGDIQLDVGSREDKENEGFVFKMPSRPAGHSRSTAAEWASRREAFAQRPNSAPDLMCFSPGEKEDLCPLPLRRFSMKPTSTSDDGDDGFMDILEDDLKNEEEVPPGMESLISAPLVKKEEEESEQSLVMHSKCRRLFRSPSMPNSSIRPVLKRLERPRDKDTPVKNKRRKSVTIPTTAQEETEEEPKPRLLRSKSLCHDEIETILDNDPRELIGDYSKAFLLQTIEGRHQDLKYISPETMVAVLTGKFSNIVEKCVILDCRYPYEFDGGHIKGAVNLPLEQDAENFLLMNPILPSVDKRLILIFHCEFSSERGPRMCRFIRERDRAANDYPNLYYPEMYILKGGYKDFFPQYPTFCEPQDYRPMNHEDFKEDFKRFRLKSRTWSGERSKREMYSRLKDF from the exons ATGGAGCAGCAGCCGCCTCTCTGGGATGCCCCCCCGGAGTCAGACCGCAGCCCCGGATGCCGGGAGGGGCTTGGGGCCCCGCGGCCAACTCGCCTGGTCGCCGGACTGCTGCAGCCCACGGTCCGGGGGCTCTTCAATTCCCCAGACCCCGTGGCCTCCTCCTCCCCAGTCACCACGCTCACGCGAACGATGAGCGACCTCACCGGACTAGGGAG TGAGACCCCGAAGAGGAAAAAGCACAGTCTGACCTTCCGCAGCAGAATTGTTTCACTATCCAGGGAGTCCTTGTCGTCTGAGGCCTCAGATTCATCAGAATTTTCAGATGCAG GTCTTTCCATGGATTCACCAAGCCCCATGGACCCCCAGGCAGTGGACCACGT ATTTCAGCAGGCAATCCAAGAGGCTGGCCAAGTTCGAGA AGAGAGACTTCCCATCCGACGCTTCCAATCTTTGCCC ATGAAACTCCTGGGATCCAGCCCAGCCTTAAGGAATATCACCAACTCCAGGGCCCTGGACATGCCCCGGAAGAGCGAGGGTGACATCCAGCTGGATGTGGGTAGCAGAGAAGACAAGGAGAAC GAAGGATTTGTCTTCAAGATGCCCTCCAGACCAGCGGGGCACAGCCGGTCCACCGCTGCCGAATGGGCCAGCCGGAGGGAGGCTTTTGCCCAGAGGCCAAACTCAGCCCCCGATCTGATG TGTTTCTCTCCCGGGGAGAAGGAAGACCTGTGTCCCCTGCCCCTACGCCGCTTCTCCATGAAGCCCACCTCTACAAGTGATGATGGAGATGACGGCTTTATGGACATCCTAGAAGATGACCTGAAG AATGAGGAAGAGGTTCCCCCAGGGATGGAAAGCCTAATAAGTGCTCCCTTGgtcaagaaagaagaggaagaaagtgaacAG tcTTTAGTCATGCACAGCAAGTGCCGCAGGCTCTTCCGCTCTCCATCCATGCCCAACAGCTCCATCCGGCCAGTCCTAAAGCGACTGGAGCGGCCGCGGGACAAGGACACACCAGTTAAGAACAAGCGCAGGAAGAGCGTGACCATCCCAACCACTGCCCAGGAGGAGACAGAAGAAGAGCCG AAACCTCGACTCCTCCGTTCCAAGTCTTTATGTCATGATGAAATTGAGACCATCTTGGACAATGACCCCAGAGAGCTGATTGGGGATTACTCGAAG GCATTTCTCCTGCAGACAATAGAGGGACGCCACCAAGACCTTAAATACATATCTCCGGAGACA ATGGTGGCCGTGTTAACCGGGAAGTTTAGCAATATTGTTGAGAAATGTGTCATCCTGGACTGCAGATATCCCTATGAATTTGACGGTGGTCACATCAAG GGTGCAGTAAACCTTCCACTGGAACAAGACGCAGAGAATTTTCTGCTGATGAACCCTATTCTCCCCAGCGTGGACAAGAGGCTCATCCTTATTTTCCACTGTGAATTCTCCTCTGAGCGAGGGCCTCGAAT GTGCCGCTttatcagagagagagacagagctgcCAATGACTACCCAAATCTGTACTACCCCGAAATGTACATCCTCAAAGGAGGCTACAAGGACTTCTTCCCACAGTACCCG ACGTTCTGTGAGCCCCAGGATTACCGGCCCATGAATCACGAAGACTTCAAGGAAGACTTTAAGAGGTTTCGCCTGAAGAGCCGCACCTGGTCAGGAGAACGGAGCAAGCGAGAGATGTACAGCCGCTTGAAGGACTTCTGA